The following are from one region of the Nicotiana tabacum cultivar K326 chromosome 3, ASM71507v2, whole genome shotgun sequence genome:
- the LOC142176577 gene encoding uncharacterized protein LOC142176577, with the protein MKAWRAKEIAMAMIRGSPSDSYKELPKYFYMLEQIIPGTVTKLHKSEDGCFLYAYVLLNASIKGWEHCKPIMIIDGSFLKAAYKGTILTSCTHDGTIGKILPLSYAIVDLENNKSWEWFFVQIKCTFGVREGMCIVSYRNESIFNATKAVYPEVPHCMCMFHLWQNVKRTFKKHHNQLKDIFFALARAYMIEKFEYHMTEMCKIDLRVQPYLFEIG; encoded by the exons ATGAAAGCATGGAGAGCTAAAGAGATAGCAATGGCAATGATAAGAGGGAGTCCGAGTGATTCATATAAGGAGTTGCCAAAGTATTTTTATATGTTGGAGCAAATAATTCCAGGAACGGTTACAAAGTTGCACAAATCAGAAGATGGATGCTTTCTTTATGCTTATGTTTTGCTAAATGCATCTATCAAGGGCTGGGAGCATTGCAAACCAATAATGATTATTGACGGAAGTTTCCTTAAAGCAGCATATAAGGGTACTATATTGACTTCTTGCACACATGATGGAACTA TTG GAAAAATCCTTCCACTTTCATATGCAATTGTAGATTTAGAGAATAACAAATCTTGGGAGTGGTTCTTTGTCCAGATAAAGTGTACTTTTGGAGTTAGGGAAGGGATGTGTATAGTTTCATATAGAAATGAAAGCATCTTCAATGCCACAAAAGCTGTGTACCCAGAAGTACCACATTGtatgtgtatgtttcacttgtggCAGAATGTAAAGCGCACATTCAAGAAACATCACAATCAATTGAAAGACATCTTCTTTGCTTTGGCTAGAGCTTACATGATAGAGAAGTTTGAGTACCATATGACAGAGATGTGCAAAATTGATCTGAGGGTGCAGCCTTACTTGTTCGAAATTGGCTAA
- the LOC107822200 gene encoding uncharacterized protein LOC107822200 gives METSTELGKKYDKLLRENLIASKTVRPTTEQLYTVFEGVRRTIVCLEEGTCSCGKFQMDELPCPYAWAVLKNQQLKPGQYCSFYYKKDKLLKTYEFPVNSMPDESLWVIPTEVMEDVVLPPKGRRNAGRPRKERLKPASEKESKWHLSCSVCGQGGHSRKTCRNRPKQIVGNITLPITFVVMLSS, from the exons ATGGAGACATCTACAGAGCTTGGCAAAAAGTACGACAAACTCCTTCGGGAAAATCTGATTGCATCGAAGACG GTGAGGCCTACTACGGAGCAGTTATATACTGTGTTTGAAGGGGTAAGGCGAACCATAGTGTGCCTTGAAGAGGGAACATGCAGTTGCGGAAAATTTCAAATGGATGAACTTCCATGTCCGTATGCTTGGGCAGTTTTGAAGAACCAACAGCTGAAACCTGGCCAGTATTGCTCTTTTTACTACAAAAAGGATAAACTCCTTAAAACTTATGAATTTCCAGTGAATTCGATGCCAGATGAGAGTTTATGGGTAATCCCAACAGAGGTGATGGAAGATGTGGTCCTACCACCTAAAGGGAGAAGGAATGCAGGAAGGCCAAGAAAGGAAAGACTCAAACCTGCTTCAGAGAAAGAGTCTAAGTGGCACCTTTCATGTTCTGTGTGTGGACAAGGTGGTCACAGTAGAAAAACATGTAGGAATCGACCAAAACAAATAGTTGGAAACATAACACTTCCTATTACATTTGTTGTCATGTTGAGTAGTTAA